The nucleotide window GTCCAGTGTTATTGATGAGTTGAGGGATGGCGAGGCTGTTAAGGTCATTTTGGGTGATGAGGCCACTAAGAAGGACATTACTTTGTGGAGTAAGAAGAAGGGCTTGAAAATAGTACAAGAGTCGCAAGAGGGAAGCAAGTACGTATTATTAATAAGCAAATAAGGAATTAGGTTACTTTTCTTTTTTCTCTCCTATTTTTATTCAAAAGGAGTGTATTAGGTGAAGTTAACATATGGACGTATTTTAGGGCAATTTTTATGCTCTTTATGTCTGGTGTAAATGAAGGTTTATCCATTAATGGGTTAATCCAGATGATAGAGTTACACCTTTGTTTTATAATTTTCAACTCTCTTTCTAATAACTCTAATTCACCTAAATCCCATCCATCGCTAAATATTACAACACTACATTTCCTGAATAGTAATTCGCCATAGTTTTTCCTTAGATTATATAAGGCTTCTCCTATTCTCGTTCCACTTCCATAAGATACTAGGGAGATTATTTTTTTCACATCAATCTCGTCTATTCTGCTTACTTGGAAAAATTTTGTAACTCTTCTCATATCAGTACTAAAGTAGAATATTTCAGCTCTATTAGTAACTCTTCTAGTAAAGAACGAGAGTAATAGTATTTCCTTAATATAGTCCTTCATTGAACCTGATATATCGCATAATAATACCATGTATGATTTATTTATTTTCCTCCTATGTTTAATAAGATATGGCGATTCTAATGAGTATTTTATTTCATCCCTTATTGTCATTCTTACATCTATTTCCCCGTTATCATTAACTTTGAATCTATGTCCCTCATAATTTAGTGTAATTTCCTTGAGCCT belongs to Saccharolobus solfataricus and includes:
- a CDS encoding sulfurtransferase TusA family protein gives rise to the protein MSSLKIYKELDLTSSSCAGPIGELSSVIDELRDGEAVKVILGDEATKKDITLWSKKKGLKIVQESQEGSKYVLLISK
- a CDS encoding VWA domain-containing protein: MEEEKKIIKIANIIRQLGRNVGVDETIDTINSLKLIKDRDFETIKAVLKATMIKDFAIDKDRLDERQEIENKYSVLGKVTDRPYLTNELYMYSPAESKIKTILFNIENSDMIKWSKIAKRLKEITLNYEGHRFKVNDNGEIDVRMTIRDEIKYSLESPYLIKHRRKINKSYMVLLCDISGSMKDYIKEILLLSFFTRRVTNRAEIFYFSTDMRRVTKFFQVSRIDEIDVKKIISLVSYGSGTRIGEALYNLRKNYGELLFRKCSVVIFSDGWDLGELELLERELKIIKQRCNSIIWINPLMDKPSFTPDIKSIKIALKYVHMLTSPNTLLLNKNRREKRKVT